The DNA segment TTCTTGCTATTGTCTATCAAATAGAATGACAAGTTGATCATCCATTGTTCTTTTACCGTAGGGCCACACCAATTGTGTCGGATGTATAACCGCCTTGAACGTTTCCTTGCTCCCCACGTCGAAAGCAATCTCACCTTTACAGCGATACATCGAACCGCTAGCTACGCTCTCCAGAACGTTGTTCGTGGATAAGCGACCGCCAAGTTTGGATTTGTTGGTCGAGGAGAACGTGCTGCAGCAGGTTAAGAATCTGGCGGAATGTGATGTTGTCAAGAATGTAAGTCTGCTTCCATCTCGTGAATTGTTTTCGCGAAGACCGATTTGATCGATGTCTACTTGACTTGTAGGACTGGAAAAGAAGAGGTACGGATGGTGTGAGGGTTCATGGATGGGTGTATCACCtcgaggatgtgagttggttttCGGCTTCTCTCAACAACCTCCAATGCCTTCCTTTGCTCCTCATCGGCTTCTTTTCCGAactctccatcatccatttTTTTGTTGCTGATCATGCCATCTACTCAGGGCACCATCCGAGATCTCAACTGTTCGATCGGTCCTCCTGGACATATCCCAGGTCAAAGGAATGTGAACAGCTACTTCTGATCATGGGCAATTAGCAGTACCATCGGTTTTGCTCGCTCTTTAGGATCGGTAGAAGTTCAGGTTTGAGTTTGGGTATGTTGGTGTTTGTATATAGACTATCTCGTTTAGGCCTCCACATCAAAGTACATGTATGCATGATATTGTAAATAATTTATGATATGTCAATAGGGAATCAATTGGCaattcgatgatgagaagaaggagtgGAACCCTCAGCAGTAATTTATGATATCGCTCCCTGCGTTGGAATACCCTTGATGACCGATGTCAGGCGGTCAGGTAAACCAAGCTAGCGATGAAGAAATTCAATAGCATCATAGGGTGGAAGGTGTCAAGAGGAAAGCCCAGTTCGGACACTTGCGTATCCAGAAGAGGGATCAACAAGATAAAATCAGGTGTGTAGGTGATTTTATTTTGTATAAAAGGTGAAAAAGTGAAATGAAAAAGGGAGGAGTGATAAGCCCAAGACACAGAGTAAGCCCCATCGAGTTACCTTCTCCcccatatccctcctctAATGAGGAAGGGGGGTATGAAAAGGCAATCGTATAACTATAATCTATGAGCGCATATTTCATCTTTCCCTACATCCGTACGCCCTCTCACTCATCTAATAATCCCACGGCTCATATCTTCGCCTGATAGGTAGATGAGCGAGGGGGAATCGGTCAAACCGTGACTCATTGGACCCGATATCACTTCCAAAAGCGAATCGGATGGACCGTCATTCGTTTAGGGGAAATCAAAAGATATCGTTTGAATGGACCGAGTCCCTCAAATCTACCAAAAGAAGTCCAGTCCGTTCGACCACCATACCCATACGATCAAGACtggaaagaggggaggggtATGAAATGGTTACTTCTCACAGTACTTAGATATGAGCCCTTTCGGAAGAATCCAtaccctcccttctcatctccgAATCTACAATCAGGTAATGATGATCTAGTAGGACCAAAGCTCTGATGGTACGATAAAAGGTGGTTGGATGACCTGGGATGGAGAAAGAGGCTCCGGGGACTTTCACCCACAGTTTTTGAGTGTGATAGAGCTGCCTCTAGGAGGATTATCTATGGTGCGTAGACTGCGATTACGATTCTTGTGCTTGGGCTatagagaagaagaagagaaagaaaagaaagtgGGAAAGTCGAAATTTtttggatggatggtgtTAGCGCAACGCTCGTTTGGTGGTTGATTTTGTGCCCTTAAATGGACGTAGGAAATAAAGAAGTGGTCGCATAGGTaagagtggaggtggtcccCGATTGAGTCCGAAGTGtgatgacagatgagaaAGATCGTCAAAATAATCATGGGAGATCTGCGTCGTAGAGGTCACATCTAGTCAATACATCCTTATAACGCGCTTTAATTTCTAACACCATCGCAATGTCAGAGACAAGACCTAGGAAAGCTCTCATCATCGGTGCAGGACCCGTCGGTGCCCTTACCGCTTTGAGCCTACATCGTAGAGGATGGGAAGTGGAAGTTTGGGAGTCGCGTGATGGTGAGTAATGACTGGCTTTGGTCCTCTTGCCATTATCCACTGTGCGAGAGGAATGCTGATAGATGTGACCCAGATCCAAGAGGAAAAGATGCGGCTCCTAGTAATCTGAGATCCATCAACTTGGCCATTTCCTCCAGGGGATTGGAAGCCTTGCGAAGCGTCGATCCCTCATTAGGTGAGCTAGGAGTTCAGGCATAAATCCtgaatcaagctgacataACGCCAAATGATACGATAGCTGAGCAGTTCCAGAACGAAGCTATACCTATGAAAGGTCGGATGATCCATCATGTGGATGGGAAACAGGAATCTCAGATATATGATCCGATAAATGGGCAGGTAAGTTGCGTTTTCCGCAGTGATTACAGGGAGATTTGTCAACATACTTATCTGGGTCATTTGATAGTGTATAAACTCCATTGGTAGGCCATTACTTAATCAACGATTAGTGGAATCTCTACCCTCTCAGATCAAGATTCGATTCCAGACTAAACTGTCCCATGTCGATCTGAACCACCGGGTTGCTCatggttcttcctccacGAGAGATAAGAAGGAAGTGGTGACAGGGGAAGAGCACGATGATGGAAGAATCGCAGGAGGGAACAGTGATAAGGGGAAGAcaaaagagaaggaagacgaggaggggaCATCTTTCGATCTTATCATCGGATGTGATGGGAGTTGGTCGAAGGTTAGGAACtcaatgatgaggatggacaggTAAGCTACTCTTTCATGTCGTACAATATTTGGGAATAGCTAACTTCGTGTGCTCTGCAGAATCGACTTTTCACAGTCGTTCATCCCTCACGCATATATCGAACTGCACATGCCTGCTGATCCCTCCAAGCCTGGCGGGTACGCTATCGATAAGAACCATCTTCATATTTGGCCAAGACATTCATTCATGTTGATTGGTCTGCCTAACAAGGTGTGTCCCTTATGCTTCATAGACCTCCGATTCGAGGGTAGTACTAATctgtgttgttgttgcttaCTAGGACGGCTCATTCACCCTTACCCTGttcattccattctcctccctctcgaCGCTGAACTCCAGAGAAGCTGCAAGTCGATTTTTCATCGAGCATTTCCCTAGTGCTGTGCAGATTGTTGGCGAGAAGAAGCTGTTGGATGATTTCATGAATAACCCAAGGGGTAATTTGGTGACTATCAATGTGAGTCAGCTCCACTAAACGACTTACCTTCATAATATTGAGAGCTGATGTTTGAGACAGTGTACGCCTTCGGCATGGTCATCTCATGCTTTGCTTCTCGGTGATGCTTCACATAGTATGGTACCGTGAGTCCCtcgctcttctcctcttcgactCATTCTATCTCTCAATGTCTATGCGTTGCTTCAGATCAAGTGCTCATATGTATATTCTTCAGATTCTACGGTCAAGGTCTGAATTGCGGTCTTGAAGACGTTAGAGTACTCAACTCGGTACTAGAGAAGCACAAGATAACCTCTACTACTACACTCAAACTTGGTGAAACAGACAAAGATCTCGAACTAGCTCTGAAAGCTTATTCGGTGGAAAGACATGCGGATCTTAAAGCGATCTGCGAATTGGCTTTGCAGAATTAGTGGGTAGTCATCCTCTTTCTATGGTCTCCTTCTGCTGTTTTCATCTAAGCTTCTACACTCCTCACTTACAACTCTATTGTACCCTCGACTGATCAATGATATTCTCTCATAGCACCGAAATGCGGTCCCACGTCTTATCGCCATTACATCACATCCGACGATTCCTCGATTCTTTCCTCACTCGAATCATCCCCTCCAGATCCGAGGAATTACATCTATCTCTTACCGACCCGTTCCCCACGAAGAGGGTGAAAGGTTGGACAAGTCTGTATGATATGGTCACTTTCCGTCCGGATGTGCCTTATTCGGAGGCTTTGAGGAAAGAACAGAGGCAGAAGGAGATTATGCGTTGGACTGGGTATGTCTCggggttggtggggttggggaGTGTGGGGATGGTGGGTGTTAAGGTGGTTAGGAGGTGGTTGGATAGGAAGTAAACATGGTTGCTATCATAGATAGCATGGATATCTTAAATTGATCATTAGGACGAACCAAGATACCCTCTGTTGACAATTGCAGCGGACAGGAGCGAGATGATTTCGGAAGCATGGGATTCTCAG comes from the Kwoniella bestiolae CBS 10118 chromosome 2, complete sequence genome and includes:
- a CDS encoding kynurenine 3-monooxygenase, translated to MSETRPRKALIIGAGPVGALTALSLHRRGWEVEVWESRDDPRGKDAAPSNLRSINLAISSRGLEALRSVDPSLAEQFQNEAIPMKGRMIHHVDGKQESQIYDPINGQCINSIGRPLLNQRLVESLPSQIKIRFQTKLSHVDLNHRVAHGSSSTRDKKEVVTGEEHDDGRIAGGNSDKGKTKEKEDEEGTSFDLIIGCDGSWSKVRNSMMRMDRIDFSQSFIPHAYIELHMPADPSKPGGYAIDKNHLHIWPRHSFMLIGLPNKDGSFTLTLFIPFSSLSTLNSREAASRFFIEHFPSAVQIVGEKKLLDDFMNNPRGNLVTINCTPSAWSSHALLLGDASHSMVPFYGQGLNCGLEDVRVLNSVLEKHKITSTTTLKLGETDKDLELALKAYSVERHADLKAICELALQNYTEMRSHVLSPLHHIRRFLDSFLTRIIPSRSEELHLSLTDPFPTKRVKGWTSLYDMVTFRPDVPYSEALRKEQRQKEIMRWTGYVSGLVGLGSVGMVGVKVVRRWLDRK